One stretch of Rhodopirellula halodulae DNA includes these proteins:
- a CDS encoding ATP-binding protein: protein MISLYQRIPIRIRISLGLVGLMAGSLLVASAAGFFPNEQEEILHGRARLCETLAISGTAMASNGQVDSLRVTLESVVHRDPQIHSIGLVSVEGQLLVAAGDHVGHWDETVSDNVNQMRVPVFRYGKQWGEMQVAFANTGGLFGLNYWAPAWLLIVLVPACLIQFSFFLKKTLESLDPSGAVPTHVENALDTITVGLVLLNSRGRILFTNRRLNQLLSREASELMGEKIDELDWRSIEGSDEKRPWVESQEIDDSVLDRILQFENNGRMLTFSVNCTPIAGQGYLVTFEDITLIEENKVALAKARDAAENANAAKSDFLANMSHEIRTPLNAVLGFTDVLRRGLVSNSNEAVDHLNMIHRSGAHLLELINDILDLSKIESGHLQVESIDTSLEAIVTDVANTLKVKADEQALDLKVEFRTAIPRTIQADPTRLRQVITNLVGNAIKFTEDGSVSIVTSLLKTPSNSVEGYDPILRIDIIDTGIGMTPEQQAKIFDSFVQADSSTTRKFGGTGLGLSISRRLAEAMGGSLTVHSEIGVGSTFRVELPTQSAALNDMISPEELARLAKEKAQADANSELLRLPAKRVLIVDDGEANRRLIELVLKRAGAQVGTAENGQEALDAIELANESNDAYALVLMDMQMPVLDGYSATRQLRSSGNTTPVVALTGNAMRGDREKCIEAGCDDFLTKPVNLDELLAMVSQYLGTVDPAAHPAITLDATPSVPAIEFGNETASTETPSSAAPRTSETSPSNQASDAIVPSLPMDDEDFRAIAGDFVSRLQTRLDGIEQAIQESKFDVVHGEAHWLKGAGGTVGLDVFTEPARTLEQAAKDESSEIATQMLAEIRQLHQRVVIPGLVLSEAAAIDLTAAMNRDPSDVGLSPVQDIASIPNPIQCALPLDDPDFHAIVSDFVVRLDARLLDMRNELNERRYEDLGLSAHWLKGAGGTVGYGDLTQPSRELIDAAHQKDLATCEARLAEIESVRRRMIVPGPMPQATS, encoded by the coding sequence ATGATCTCTCTCTATCAACGAATCCCGATTCGAATTCGGATCTCGCTCGGACTGGTCGGTCTCATGGCGGGCAGTTTGCTCGTCGCCAGTGCCGCTGGGTTCTTTCCCAACGAGCAAGAGGAAATCTTGCACGGTCGTGCGCGCTTGTGCGAAACGTTGGCGATCAGTGGCACGGCCATGGCCAGCAATGGACAAGTCGACTCGTTGCGAGTCACGCTGGAATCGGTGGTGCATCGCGACCCGCAGATTCACTCCATCGGCTTGGTCTCGGTGGAAGGACAGTTGCTGGTTGCGGCGGGCGATCACGTGGGTCACTGGGACGAAACGGTCAGTGACAACGTGAACCAAATGCGCGTTCCGGTGTTCCGTTACGGAAAACAGTGGGGCGAGATGCAGGTGGCATTTGCCAACACCGGTGGATTGTTCGGATTGAACTACTGGGCTCCAGCGTGGTTGCTGATTGTCTTGGTGCCCGCCTGCTTGATCCAGTTTTCGTTCTTTCTCAAGAAGACCTTGGAAAGCCTAGATCCATCCGGCGCCGTCCCGACTCACGTCGAAAACGCATTGGACACGATCACGGTTGGTTTGGTTTTGTTGAATTCTCGCGGCCGAATCCTGTTCACCAACCGGCGTCTGAATCAATTGCTCTCTCGCGAAGCATCGGAATTGATGGGCGAGAAAATCGATGAGTTGGATTGGCGATCCATCGAAGGCAGCGATGAAAAACGCCCTTGGGTCGAATCGCAAGAGATCGATGATTCCGTGCTCGACCGCATTCTGCAATTTGAGAACAACGGACGCATGCTGACCTTCAGCGTGAACTGCACACCGATCGCGGGACAAGGCTACTTGGTCACGTTCGAAGACATCACGTTGATCGAAGAAAACAAAGTGGCTTTGGCGAAAGCCCGCGACGCCGCCGAAAATGCCAACGCGGCAAAGAGCGACTTCCTGGCCAACATGAGCCACGAAATTCGGACACCATTGAACGCGGTGTTGGGATTCACCGACGTCCTACGTCGTGGCTTGGTTTCCAACAGCAACGAAGCCGTCGATCACCTGAACATGATTCACCGTTCCGGGGCTCACCTGTTGGAATTGATCAATGACATTTTGGACTTGTCCAAGATCGAGTCAGGCCACCTGCAAGTCGAATCGATTGACACTAGCTTAGAAGCAATCGTCACCGACGTGGCCAACACTTTGAAAGTCAAAGCAGACGAACAGGCGTTGGATTTGAAAGTCGAATTCCGAACCGCGATCCCACGCACGATCCAGGCCGACCCGACTCGTCTGCGTCAGGTCATCACGAACTTGGTCGGCAACGCGATCAAGTTCACCGAGGACGGATCGGTTTCGATCGTAACTTCGTTGCTCAAGACTCCGTCCAATTCCGTGGAAGGCTACGACCCGATTCTTCGGATCGACATCATCGACACCGGCATCGGAATGACACCCGAGCAACAAGCCAAGATCTTTGACTCGTTCGTCCAAGCCGATAGCTCCACGACGCGAAAGTTTGGCGGTACCGGATTGGGACTTTCGATCAGTCGCCGTTTGGCGGAAGCCATGGGCGGATCGTTGACCGTGCACAGCGAAATCGGCGTCGGCAGCACGTTCCGTGTGGAATTGCCAACTCAGTCCGCTGCTCTGAATGACATGATCAGCCCGGAAGAATTGGCACGCTTGGCCAAGGAAAAGGCTCAGGCCGATGCAAACTCCGAACTGCTGCGTCTGCCAGCAAAACGAGTGCTGATTGTCGATGACGGAGAAGCCAACCGTCGCTTGATCGAATTGGTTCTGAAGCGAGCCGGCGCCCAAGTCGGCACGGCGGAAAACGGCCAAGAAGCCTTGGATGCGATCGAACTAGCTAACGAATCAAATGACGCTTACGCGTTGGTGTTGATGGACATGCAGATGCCGGTGCTAGACGGGTACTCGGCCACACGCCAACTACGATCCAGTGGCAACACGACTCCGGTGGTTGCGTTGACCGGGAACGCCATGCGTGGCGACCGCGAAAAATGCATCGAGGCTGGCTGCGATGACTTCTTGACCAAACCGGTGAACCTGGACGAGCTGTTGGCGATGGTGTCGCAGTATCTGGGAACGGTTGACCCGGCCGCTCATCCCGCCATCACATTGGATGCGACTCCATCGGTTCCGGCCATCGAGTTTGGAAACGAAACCGCTTCAACCGAAACACCATCCAGTGCAGCGCCACGAACCAGCGAAACATCACCATCCAATCAAGCCAGCGACGCGATTGTTCCAAGCTTGCCGATGGACGACGAAGACTTCCGCGCCATCGCGGGCGACTTCGTGTCGCGATTGCAAACACGTTTGGATGGAATCGAACAAGCCATCCAAGAATCAAAATTCGACGTCGTGCACGGGGAAGCTCACTGGCTCAAAGGAGCCGGCGGAACCGTGGGGCTGGATGTCTTCACCGAACCCGCAAGGACACTGGAGCAAGCGGCCAAAGACGAATCGAGTGAAATCGCCACGCAGATGCTGGCTGAAATTCGACAGTTGCATCAACGCGTCGTGATTCCCGGCTTGGTTTTGTCCGAAGCAGCGGCGATCGACCTCACCGCCGCAATGAATCGCGATCCGAGCGACGTAGGTCTTTCACCGGTTCAAGACATCGCGTCGATCCCAAATCCAATTCAATGTGCGTTGCCGCTGGATGATCCCGACTTCCACGCCATCGTGTCGGACTTTGTTGTCCGTTTGGACGCCCGATTGCTGGACATGCGAAACGAACTCAATGAAAGACGCTACGAGGACTTGGGACTCAGTGCACACTGGTTGAAAGGTGCCGGTGGCACGGTGGGCTATGGTGACTTGACCCAACCGTCACGCGAATTGATCGACGCCGCTCACCAGAAGGATTTGGCAACTTGCGAAGCTCGCTTGGCAGAAATTGAATCTGTTCGCAGACGCATGATCGTGCCCGGTCCGATGCCACAAGCGACTTCATAG
- a CDS encoding HD-GYP domain-containing protein, translating to MSSLPNTSDSAVFSAPVVPGSGPGSPGALPQGNSAKPVPTLPGKIMIVDDEIANVLVVKKYLERAGYRNFETTTDSSAAFRILESSMPDVLLLDINMPNVDGIQILERVRQDPRFKHLPVLILTANTDERIKLVCLELGATDFLLKPVDPMDLTPRVRNSLQSKSFQDRLQHHAAELELKVEQRTRELEASRREVIYCLARAAEMRDNDTGNHVIRVGRFAGIIAGGMGLPDWFVRDIEMAAQLHDVGKIAIPDGILLKPGKLEPEEFEVIQNHVKFGHQIIQPHTGSDARRMRSHVELGADMLSNGSALMRLAASIAQTHHERFDGTGYPLGLAGNDIPLEGRITAVADVFDALSAERPYKKAMPREKCFAILEEGRGTHFDPEVLDAFFECTKEIVRVQLDYMDHCEPAPPKPLEETPSEED from the coding sequence ATGAGTTCTCTTCCCAACACTAGCGATTCTGCCGTCTTCAGCGCGCCAGTTGTTCCTGGGAGCGGTCCCGGATCACCTGGTGCCCTGCCGCAAGGAAACTCAGCCAAGCCGGTCCCCACCCTGCCCGGCAAGATCATGATCGTCGACGACGAGATCGCCAACGTCTTGGTCGTGAAGAAGTATTTGGAACGCGCGGGCTATCGAAATTTCGAAACCACGACGGACTCCAGCGCGGCATTTCGGATCCTTGAAAGCAGCATGCCTGACGTGCTGTTGTTGGACATCAACATGCCCAACGTCGATGGCATCCAAATCTTGGAACGTGTGCGTCAGGATCCTCGGTTCAAACACTTGCCGGTTCTGATCTTAACAGCGAATACTGACGAACGAATCAAGTTGGTGTGTTTGGAATTGGGCGCGACGGACTTCTTGTTGAAGCCTGTCGACCCGATGGATTTGACGCCACGCGTTCGTAACTCGCTGCAAAGCAAGAGCTTCCAAGATCGCCTGCAACACCACGCGGCCGAACTGGAATTGAAGGTCGAACAACGCACCCGAGAACTGGAAGCGTCACGTCGCGAAGTCATCTACTGCTTAGCTCGTGCCGCCGAGATGCGTGACAACGACACCGGAAACCACGTCATTCGAGTCGGTCGCTTCGCGGGAATCATCGCGGGAGGAATGGGACTTCCCGATTGGTTCGTTCGCGACATCGAAATGGCAGCTCAGCTTCATGACGTTGGAAAGATCGCCATTCCCGATGGCATTCTGTTGAAGCCGGGCAAACTCGAACCCGAAGAATTTGAGGTGATCCAAAACCACGTGAAGTTTGGTCATCAGATCATCCAGCCACACACAGGCAGCGACGCTCGCCGCATGCGATCGCATGTGGAATTGGGAGCAGACATGCTCAGCAACGGCAGTGCTCTCATGCGTCTTGCGGCCAGCATCGCACAAACGCACCACGAGCGTTTTGACGGAACCGGATACCCACTCGGTTTGGCTGGAAACGACATTCCTTTGGAAGGCCGCATCACCGCCGTTGCCGACGTGTTCGACGCGTTGTCAGCCGAACGTCCCTACAAGAAAGCCATGCCGCGAGAAAAGTGTTTCGCGATCCTCGAAGAAGGTCGCGGCACCCACTTTGATCCCGAGGTGCTGGACGCATTCTTCGAGTGCACGAAAGAAATCGTTCGCGTGCAGTTGGACTACATGGACCACTGCGAACCCGCCCCGCCAAAGCCACTCGAAGAAACGCCTTCAGAAGAAGACTGA
- a CDS encoding class I SAM-dependent methyltransferase: MSRSKPSQSAGQYLGEQALQSNSDGYQLLDFGDGRKLELVAGRLLDRPSPAAEGFVRRQPGRWSKADSRFEMKSKRWTHRTRWNASTMSCDGFQMPVGPTPYGHIGVFPEQAPNWHWLRTQKLPAISSDGEQPRALNLFAYTGASTMALVSAGFAVAHVDAAKPNVQSAREAAAANGWTEPPIRFLVDDAVKFAAREVRRENRYHTIVMDPPAYGHGPSGKAWRLSRDMWPLIDDCLKLLDPTAFRMLITGHSPDVNQHDVQMYLDQNLRRVVSPSGEVRFKVGRLRLPDANGRELDAGFFVRVWNE, translated from the coding sequence ATGAGTCGTTCCAAACCTTCCCAATCTGCTGGTCAATACCTCGGCGAACAGGCACTCCAGTCCAATTCTGATGGCTATCAATTACTGGACTTTGGGGATGGGAGAAAGCTGGAATTGGTGGCGGGGCGGTTGCTGGACCGGCCATCGCCCGCCGCGGAAGGATTCGTCCGCCGACAACCTGGTCGATGGTCAAAGGCCGACAGTCGCTTTGAAATGAAGTCCAAACGTTGGACTCATCGTACTCGCTGGAACGCTTCGACAATGTCGTGTGACGGTTTTCAAATGCCGGTTGGCCCGACACCCTACGGGCACATTGGTGTCTTTCCAGAGCAAGCCCCCAACTGGCACTGGTTGAGGACTCAGAAGTTGCCCGCGATTTCCAGTGATGGAGAGCAACCAAGAGCATTGAACCTGTTTGCCTACACGGGGGCGTCCACGATGGCGTTGGTGTCCGCGGGGTTTGCGGTGGCTCACGTGGACGCGGCGAAACCCAATGTGCAATCGGCTCGCGAGGCCGCCGCGGCGAATGGTTGGACGGAACCGCCGATCCGTTTTTTGGTCGACGATGCCGTCAAGTTTGCGGCGCGAGAAGTTCGTCGTGAGAATCGATATCACACGATCGTGATGGACCCGCCGGCATACGGGCACGGGCCAAGTGGAAAGGCTTGGCGATTGTCGCGAGACATGTGGCCGCTGATCGATGATTGTTTGAAGTTGTTGGACCCGACGGCGTTTCGAATGCTGATCACGGGGCATTCACCCGATGTGAATCAGCACGATGTGCAGATGTACCTGGATCAAAACCTGAGACGCGTGGTTTCACCGTCCGGCGAAGTGCGGTTCAAGGTCGGACGTTTGCGGTTGCCAGACGCCAACGGGCGAGAGCTGGACGCAGGGTTTTTCGTTCGAGTCTGGAACGAGTGA
- a CDS encoding PAS domain S-box protein, translating to MADHQSVDRISDPNRLNSLRATKLLDSPPDAAFDRLTRLASRLLKCPASVVTLVDEDRQFFKSCIGLPEPWASRRESPLTYSFCRQAVLCDEPFIVDDASIDPRVKDNPAVAEFGVKAYAGIPIRTTDGHVLGSLCVFDAVSREWNQTEIETLSELASSVESEIELVTISERERDQQQLLAAVIEQSPLAVCVVDSNARVQLWNRSAERMFGYRSDEVVGEALPIVPPKKQSECQTVRESVARGESTIGLSTDRMRRDGTLVHVKLAAVPLAGYEGEPGRMLLMFDDISEQIRADAERDELLGRLQEETSLTNAVLDQLPAGVIVADAESRKVLSINEQAHELIGRRVSAGGSADALASSVGYHVDGTRYQPEEWPTERTMRRGESISNEDIVFEHEDGTRRRILTSSKLVTDANGKQARAITTFTDVTKIRELEAARYRSEQQAKQILASSHDSIKILDLQGCLVSLNPVGALLHEIDDVDELIGTPWIEFWEGEDRERAATAVAEALAGRSGRFRGIRPTRLTKIDRWWDVVVTPIRGENGEPEQILAISRDITESVRAEQQREGLVQKQIQARQEAESAREKYQNLVNGLDAIVWEADANTWEFSFVSERAEQILGYPIQRWLADPGFWPSIIHPDDRQHSIALCQNATRQCQDHDFEYRAITRDGRTVWLRDIVYVTSDDEGHPSHLRGVMVDISARKELEQELRQRAEQLAEMDARKNEFLAVLAHELRNPLAPVSNAAELLPLCKENPQEVMEIAEILQAQSSQLVRLIDDLMDLSRITRGKIQLQKESVSMVDILQTSVSSVRPSCLARGHQLNVDLSPGNGVVVMGDRVRLAQVFTNLLNNACKYTPSGGAIDVGCEVSDGFVEVFVADNGVGISPEDAEGIFEMFTQVESSVTRSQGGLGIGLTLVQQLVGLHDGVVVLDQTYEGPGSRFVVRLPISNQTEISDEQLTCVPSETTLNVVVIDDVRAVATMLVKLIGALGHQAQMALGAEEGIELVHKIKPDVVFSDICMPGHSGYEVAAALLPLKKSSGTTLIAMTGNGQPEDVKNASAAGFDHHLVKPASIQMLRRVFEEIIATKSSAR from the coding sequence ATGGCTGATCATCAGAGTGTCGATCGCATCTCTGATCCAAACCGCCTGAACAGTCTTCGGGCAACGAAATTGCTCGATAGCCCGCCGGATGCCGCGTTCGATCGACTGACCCGCCTCGCATCGAGGCTTCTGAAATGCCCCGCTTCGGTGGTGACATTGGTCGACGAAGACCGCCAGTTCTTCAAGAGCTGCATTGGCTTGCCCGAACCGTGGGCATCCCGACGCGAAAGTCCTTTGACGTATTCTTTCTGTCGCCAAGCCGTCCTGTGCGATGAACCGTTCATCGTGGACGACGCCTCGATCGACCCTCGCGTCAAAGACAACCCCGCGGTGGCCGAGTTTGGAGTGAAAGCTTACGCGGGAATTCCCATTCGCACGACGGATGGCCACGTGCTCGGATCGCTTTGCGTGTTCGACGCTGTCTCTCGTGAGTGGAATCAGACGGAGATCGAGACTCTCAGTGAATTGGCGTCCTCCGTCGAATCAGAAATTGAGCTGGTAACGATTTCCGAACGCGAACGCGACCAGCAGCAACTCTTGGCTGCCGTCATCGAACAATCACCCCTGGCTGTTTGCGTGGTTGACAGTAACGCGCGAGTGCAACTTTGGAATCGATCGGCCGAGCGAATGTTTGGCTACCGTTCTGACGAAGTGGTTGGTGAAGCGTTGCCGATTGTTCCCCCTAAGAAACAGAGCGAGTGTCAAACAGTTCGTGAATCGGTCGCCCGAGGTGAATCGACCATCGGGCTATCAACCGATCGGATGCGTCGCGACGGGACGTTGGTTCATGTCAAACTCGCGGCCGTACCGCTTGCTGGATACGAGGGCGAACCCGGTCGGATGCTTTTGATGTTCGACGATATCTCCGAACAGATTCGAGCCGATGCCGAACGCGATGAACTGCTTGGTCGATTGCAAGAAGAAACCTCGTTGACGAACGCCGTGCTGGATCAGTTGCCGGCGGGCGTCATCGTGGCGGATGCCGAAAGTCGAAAGGTTCTGTCCATCAACGAGCAGGCTCATGAACTGATAGGCCGTCGTGTGTCGGCGGGCGGCAGCGCGGACGCGTTGGCTTCATCCGTGGGGTATCACGTCGACGGAACACGTTATCAACCCGAAGAGTGGCCGACCGAACGAACGATGCGCCGTGGCGAATCGATTTCGAATGAAGACATCGTCTTTGAACATGAGGATGGGACACGGCGACGAATCCTGACCAGCTCCAAGCTCGTCACGGATGCGAATGGAAAGCAGGCGAGGGCGATCACCACCTTCACCGATGTCACCAAAATTCGCGAGCTGGAGGCGGCACGCTACCGGAGCGAGCAACAGGCGAAACAAATTCTGGCCAGCAGTCACGACAGCATCAAAATACTTGATTTGCAGGGATGCCTTGTTTCGCTCAATCCGGTGGGAGCTTTGCTGCATGAGATCGACGACGTGGACGAATTGATCGGCACGCCCTGGATTGAATTTTGGGAGGGAGAAGATCGTGAGCGTGCCGCGACCGCCGTGGCGGAAGCACTCGCTGGTCGCTCGGGCAGATTTCGGGGGATTCGTCCGACTCGCCTTACCAAAATCGATCGATGGTGGGACGTCGTCGTCACGCCCATTCGGGGCGAAAATGGTGAGCCAGAACAAATTCTCGCCATCTCCCGCGATATCACGGAATCCGTCCGGGCGGAACAACAACGTGAGGGCCTTGTTCAAAAGCAGATACAAGCTCGTCAAGAAGCTGAATCAGCCAGGGAGAAGTACCAGAACTTAGTCAATGGTTTGGATGCAATCGTGTGGGAAGCCGATGCCAACACGTGGGAATTCAGCTTTGTCAGCGAACGTGCCGAGCAAATTCTCGGCTACCCGATTCAACGCTGGCTTGCTGACCCCGGATTCTGGCCGAGCATCATCCATCCCGACGATCGTCAACATTCCATCGCACTGTGCCAGAACGCAACGCGACAGTGCCAAGACCACGATTTTGAGTACCGCGCCATCACCAGGGACGGACGCACCGTTTGGCTTCGTGACATCGTCTATGTGACATCAGACGATGAGGGGCACCCCAGCCATCTTCGAGGCGTGATGGTCGATATCTCCGCCAGGAAGGAACTGGAACAAGAACTCCGGCAACGTGCAGAACAGCTTGCGGAAATGGACGCTCGCAAGAATGAGTTCCTGGCGGTCCTTGCCCATGAACTTCGCAACCCGCTTGCTCCGGTCAGCAATGCAGCCGAGCTGTTGCCGTTATGCAAAGAGAATCCGCAGGAGGTCATGGAGATTGCGGAGATCCTGCAAGCTCAGTCGTCGCAACTGGTGCGTCTGATCGATGACCTCATGGATCTATCCAGGATCACTCGCGGCAAGATCCAGCTTCAAAAAGAGAGCGTGTCGATGGTCGACATCTTGCAAACCTCGGTGTCATCGGTCCGACCGTCTTGTCTCGCTCGGGGGCATCAACTCAACGTCGATCTGAGTCCGGGAAACGGCGTCGTGGTGATGGGCGATCGTGTGCGGCTGGCCCAGGTGTTCACGAACCTTCTCAACAATGCCTGCAAATACACACCATCTGGTGGCGCGATTGATGTGGGATGTGAAGTGAGCGATGGATTCGTCGAAGTCTTCGTTGCTGACAACGGTGTTGGAATCTCACCAGAAGACGCCGAAGGAATTTTCGAGATGTTCACCCAGGTCGAAAGTTCCGTCACGCGAAGTCAAGGAGGTCTGGGGATCGGACTCACGCTTGTGCAGCAGTTGGTGGGGCTCCACGACGGAGTTGTTGTCTTGGACCAAACCTACGAAGGTCCGGGAAGCCGTTTTGTGGTTCGCCTGCCAATCTCCAACCAAACGGAAATCAGTGACGAACAATTGACCTGCGTACCATCCGAAACAACGCTGAACGTTGTTGTCATTGACGACGTCCGAGCCGTTGCAACGATGCTGGTAAAACTGATTGGTGCTCTTGGGCATCAAGCACAGATGGCGCTTGGTGCGGAAGAGGGAATTGAGCTTGTCCACAAGATCAAACCTGATGTTGTGTTTTCGGACATCTGCATGCCGGGGCACTCAGGTTATGAAGTCGCCGCCGCGCTCCTGCCCCTCAAAAAATCTTCAGGAACCACATTGATCGCAATGACGGGCAACGGTCAGCCGGAGGACGTCAAGAACGCGTCGGCTGCGGGCTTCGATCACCATTTGGTGAAACCCGCCAGCATCCAAATGTTGCGCAGAGTCTTTGAAGAAATCATCGCAACCAAAAGTTCGGCACGCTGA
- a CDS encoding DUF421 domain-containing protein, with protein MKESIDTWFNSIDRLESVAIGSIYFYLLVILVVRISGKRLTSQMNNFDWIVTIAIGSLVGSGILLKDVSITDATTAIAILASLQWLTTYLVMKSSLFRRVVKPQPSLLTHKGQFVTENMQRERISESEVFAKLREKGFTSLAEANWVVLETDGSLTVIPKRPLTFREAKLLQDVAAPSWIE; from the coding sequence ATGAAGGAATCGATTGACACGTGGTTCAACAGCATTGACCGCCTTGAGAGCGTCGCGATCGGATCGATTTACTTTTATCTGCTCGTGATTCTTGTCGTTCGAATTTCGGGCAAACGCTTGACCAGCCAAATGAACAACTTCGATTGGATTGTCACGATCGCAATCGGAAGTCTTGTGGGTTCTGGCATCCTGCTGAAAGACGTCTCGATCACCGATGCTACCACCGCGATCGCGATCTTGGCCTCACTGCAGTGGTTGACCACCTACCTCGTCATGAAGAGCTCGCTCTTTCGGCGAGTTGTCAAACCGCAACCGTCCTTGTTGACTCACAAAGGACAATTCGTCACGGAAAACATGCAACGCGAACGCATTTCGGAATCGGAAGTGTTTGCCAAGTTGCGTGAGAAAGGGTTCACCTCGCTCGCCGAAGCAAACTGGGTCGTGCTGGAAACCGACGGCAGTTTGACCGTGATCCCCAAACGCCCCCTGACCTTCCGGGAAGCGAAACTCCTCCAAGACGTCGCCGCGCCCTCGTGGATCGAATGA
- a CDS encoding pilus assembly protein PilF, with amino-acid sequence MRPAISSTISCLALLLVINAFAGCARFKRAEDSSFLKPLGQDKTELNAANRSKPLDERTLCMETAKTVAAKGHANEASKLYLRAESLAPDQPPLDSELAPLLASLCQFEDSIQRYQRLTSSDPGNQDHCNNFAWTLMEARRYEEAIAEAQRGLELEPKQRRLRTTLAMIHYRRGERQLAERHFTEALGAADAFYNLALLDIDDGNLDSARQSLMRANQTPSPNPNAAKLLASLGKDFF; translated from the coding sequence ATGCGTCCTGCCATTTCATCCACCATCAGCTGCCTGGCATTGCTGCTGGTGATCAACGCCTTTGCCGGGTGTGCGCGTTTCAAACGAGCGGAGGATTCATCTTTCCTCAAACCGCTCGGTCAAGACAAAACGGAACTGAACGCAGCGAATCGCTCCAAGCCGTTGGATGAGCGGACGCTTTGCATGGAAACCGCGAAAACGGTGGCGGCGAAGGGGCACGCGAACGAAGCTTCCAAGCTGTATCTTCGAGCCGAATCGCTCGCTCCTGATCAACCACCGTTGGACAGCGAACTGGCACCGTTGTTGGCCAGCCTGTGTCAGTTCGAAGATTCTATCCAGCGTTATCAGCGACTGACGTCCAGTGATCCCGGCAACCAAGACCACTGCAACAATTTCGCGTGGACGTTGATGGAGGCGCGACGCTACGAAGAAGCCATTGCAGAGGCTCAACGTGGACTCGAGTTGGAGCCGAAACAGCGGAGGCTACGCACCACGTTGGCAATGATCCATTATCGCCGAGGCGAACGACAATTAGCCGAACGTCATTTCACCGAGGCCTTGGGTGCCGCCGACGCGTTCTACAATCTCGCTCTGCTGGACATTGACGATGGTAATTTGGATTCCGCACGTCAGAGTTTGATGCGAGCGAACCAGACTCCGTCGCCCAATCCCAACGCAGCCAAGTTGCTCGCGAGCCTTGGCAAAGACTTCTTCTAG